One window from the genome of Epinephelus fuscoguttatus linkage group LG3, E.fuscoguttatus.final_Chr_v1 encodes:
- the LOC125883025 gene encoding beta-1,3-galactosyltransferase 5-like isoform X1, with amino-acid sequence MGNICVVWNKRTLMENGRRHLKHIFICVLGAVTIFFIYLNCDWELVSRDFPAAVSSSSSSSSTSLSAAAEPRWEDPGPYHVAYPRNYKFIMDDTLTCKNTTHFLVLMVPVAPNDIAARDTIRKTWGNEKLVLGQLVETLFILGLPGGADAKQQQEKLKQENLQHHDLIQSNFQDSYRNLTIKTMMMLEWLAAHCVKASYVMKIDSDMLLHVPNLVKLLLSPSTAKENYMTGLVWWHSPVLRNPFNKFYMPRGVIAESEYPPYPLGMAYIMSLDLPAKILSVSPQIKPIYIEDAYLGMCLKRLGISPTDPPENTMFIVDPRHPLSSCSLSKVIAVTTTSIPQMMSYWERSRQPEAKC; translated from the exons ATGGGTAACATATGTGTGGTGTGGAATAAGCGCA CTTTAATGGAGAACGGAAGGAGACACTTAAAACACATCTTTATCTGTGTCCTGGGAGCAGTTACAATCTTCTTCATCTATCTCAACTGTGACTGGGAGTTGGTAAGCAGGGATTTTCCAGCAGcagtgtcatcatcatcatcatcatcatcaacatcattaTCAGCGGCAGCAGAGCCACGATGGGAGGATCCTGGGCCATATCATGTGGCCTATCCACGAAACTACAAATTCATCATGGATGACACACTAACGTGTAAGAATACAACTCATTTCTTGGTCCTGATGGTTCCAGTTGCACCCAATGACATAGCAGCTAGGGACACCATTCGGAAGACATGGGGGAATGAGAAACTGGTCCTGGGTCAGCTGGTCGAGACCCTCTTCATCCTGGGCCTGCCTGGGGGAGCTGATGCtaagcagcagcaggagaagcTCAAACAGGAGAACCTGCAGCATCATGACCTGATCCAGAGTAACTTCCAGGACAGCTACCGCAATCTGACCATCAAGACTATGATGATGCTGGAGTGGCTGGCTGCGCACTGTGTCAAGGCATCCTATGTCATGAAGATTGACTCTGATATGTTACTGCATGTCCCGAATTTGGTTAAACTGTTGTTGAGTCCCAGCACAGCCAAAGAAAACTACATGACAGGTTTGGTGTGGTGGCACAGCCCGGTTTTAAGAAATCCGTTCAACAAGTTCTACATGCCGAGAGGAGTGATTGCTGAGTCGGAGTACCCCCCATATCCTCTGGGCATGGCCTACATCATGTCCCTGGACCTGCCTGCCAAGATCCTGTCAGTCTCTCCTCAGATTAAACCTATCTACATTGAAGATGCCTACCTGGGTATGTGTCTGAAACGCCTGGGCATTTCCCCCACCGACCCTCCTGAAAATACAATGTTCATTGTCGACCCCAGGCATCCTCTGAGCAGCTGCAGCCTTTCAAAAGTGATTGCTGTGACAACGACAAGCATCCCACAGATGATGAGTTACTGGGAGAGGAGCAGACAGCCAGAAGCTAAATGCTGA
- the LOC125883025 gene encoding beta-1,3-galactosyltransferase 5-like isoform X2 — MENGRRHLKHIFICVLGAVTIFFIYLNCDWELVSRDFPAAVSSSSSSSSTSLSAAAEPRWEDPGPYHVAYPRNYKFIMDDTLTCKNTTHFLVLMVPVAPNDIAARDTIRKTWGNEKLVLGQLVETLFILGLPGGADAKQQQEKLKQENLQHHDLIQSNFQDSYRNLTIKTMMMLEWLAAHCVKASYVMKIDSDMLLHVPNLVKLLLSPSTAKENYMTGLVWWHSPVLRNPFNKFYMPRGVIAESEYPPYPLGMAYIMSLDLPAKILSVSPQIKPIYIEDAYLGMCLKRLGISPTDPPENTMFIVDPRHPLSSCSLSKVIAVTTTSIPQMMSYWERSRQPEAKC; from the coding sequence ATGGAGAACGGAAGGAGACACTTAAAACACATCTTTATCTGTGTCCTGGGAGCAGTTACAATCTTCTTCATCTATCTCAACTGTGACTGGGAGTTGGTAAGCAGGGATTTTCCAGCAGcagtgtcatcatcatcatcatcatcatcaacatcattaTCAGCGGCAGCAGAGCCACGATGGGAGGATCCTGGGCCATATCATGTGGCCTATCCACGAAACTACAAATTCATCATGGATGACACACTAACGTGTAAGAATACAACTCATTTCTTGGTCCTGATGGTTCCAGTTGCACCCAATGACATAGCAGCTAGGGACACCATTCGGAAGACATGGGGGAATGAGAAACTGGTCCTGGGTCAGCTGGTCGAGACCCTCTTCATCCTGGGCCTGCCTGGGGGAGCTGATGCtaagcagcagcaggagaagcTCAAACAGGAGAACCTGCAGCATCATGACCTGATCCAGAGTAACTTCCAGGACAGCTACCGCAATCTGACCATCAAGACTATGATGATGCTGGAGTGGCTGGCTGCGCACTGTGTCAAGGCATCCTATGTCATGAAGATTGACTCTGATATGTTACTGCATGTCCCGAATTTGGTTAAACTGTTGTTGAGTCCCAGCACAGCCAAAGAAAACTACATGACAGGTTTGGTGTGGTGGCACAGCCCGGTTTTAAGAAATCCGTTCAACAAGTTCTACATGCCGAGAGGAGTGATTGCTGAGTCGGAGTACCCCCCATATCCTCTGGGCATGGCCTACATCATGTCCCTGGACCTGCCTGCCAAGATCCTGTCAGTCTCTCCTCAGATTAAACCTATCTACATTGAAGATGCCTACCTGGGTATGTGTCTGAAACGCCTGGGCATTTCCCCCACCGACCCTCCTGAAAATACAATGTTCATTGTCGACCCCAGGCATCCTCTGAGCAGCTGCAGCCTTTCAAAAGTGATTGCTGTGACAACGACAAGCATCCCACAGATGATGAGTTACTGGGAGAGGAGCAGACAGCCAGAAGCTAAATGCTGA